In Equus przewalskii isolate Varuska chromosome 22, EquPr2, whole genome shotgun sequence, the following proteins share a genomic window:
- the ISCA1 gene encoding iron-sulfur cluster assembly 1 homolog, mitochondrial isoform X2: protein MQRRASGVPTPLAAPPAATHSRSHAEVVLAGTTFLRAAAPASRARGPGAGPAPPVTHAARPMAAEGPRGAGPGAVRRGLWRQCARRVHGERLRRPSSGPRHLGAGTARMSASLVRATVRAVSKRKLQPTRAALTLTPSAVNKIKQLLKDKPEHVGVKVGVRTRGCNGLSYTLEYTKTKGDSDEEVVQDDYCVGKRGQTGSWTLNPLKEILRHTRELPLWL from the exons ATGCAGCGACGCGCCTCCGGAGTCCCCACGCCGCTGGCCGCTCCGCCTGCAGCAACCCACTCCCGAAGCCACGCCGAGGTTGTCCTCGCGGGGACGACCTTCCTCCGCGCCGCTGCGCCCGCGTCACGTGCCCGCGGCCCtggcgccggccccgccccgcccgtcACTCACGCGGCCCGCCCAATGGCGGCGGAGGGaccgcgcggggcggggcctggggccgTGCGCCGGGGCTTGTGGCGTCAATGCGCCCGCCGTGTCCATGGAGAGAGGCTGAGGCGGCCGAGCTCCGGCCCGAGGCACCTGGGCGCCGGGACGGCCAGGATGTCGGCTTCCTTAGTCCGAGCCACCGTCCGGGCCGTGAGCAAGAGGAAGCTGCAGCCCACTAGGGCTGCCCTCACCCTG acaccttcagcagtgaacaagataAAACAACTTCTTAAAGATAAGCCTGAACAT GTAGGTGTGAAAGTTGGTGTACGAACTAGGGGTTGTAATGGCCTCTCATATACTCTAGAATATACGAAGACAAAAGGAGATTCTGATGAAGAAGTCGTTCAAGACG ATTATTGTGTGGGAAAGAGGGGCCAGACAGGAAGCTGGACACTAAATCCCTTAAAGGAGATACTGAGACACACTCGGGAGCTTCCTCTGTGGCTTT ga
- the ISCA1 gene encoding iron-sulfur cluster assembly 1 homolog, mitochondrial isoform X1 — translation MQRRASGVPTPLAAPPAATHSRSHAEVVLAGTTFLRAAAPASRARGPGAGPAPPVTHAARPMAAEGPRGAGPGAVRRGLWRQCARRVHGERLRRPSSGPRHLGAGTARMSASLVRATVRAVSKRKLQPTRAALTLTPSAVNKIKQLLKDKPEHVGVKVGVRTRGCNGLSYTLEYTKTKGDSDEEVVQDGVRVFIEKKAQLTLLGTEMDYVEDKLSSEFVFNNPNIKGTCGCGESFNI, via the exons ATGCAGCGACGCGCCTCCGGAGTCCCCACGCCGCTGGCCGCTCCGCCTGCAGCAACCCACTCCCGAAGCCACGCCGAGGTTGTCCTCGCGGGGACGACCTTCCTCCGCGCCGCTGCGCCCGCGTCACGTGCCCGCGGCCCtggcgccggccccgccccgcccgtcACTCACGCGGCCCGCCCAATGGCGGCGGAGGGaccgcgcggggcggggcctggggccgTGCGCCGGGGCTTGTGGCGTCAATGCGCCCGCCGTGTCCATGGAGAGAGGCTGAGGCGGCCGAGCTCCGGCCCGAGGCACCTGGGCGCCGGGACGGCCAGGATGTCGGCTTCCTTAGTCCGAGCCACCGTCCGGGCCGTGAGCAAGAGGAAGCTGCAGCCCACTAGGGCTGCCCTCACCCTG acaccttcagcagtgaacaagataAAACAACTTCTTAAAGATAAGCCTGAACAT GTAGGTGTGAAAGTTGGTGTACGAACTAGGGGTTGTAATGGCCTCTCATATACTCTAGAATATACGAAGACAAAAGGAGATTCTGATGAAGAAGTCGTTCAAGACG gagTCAGAGTGTTCATCGAAAAGAAAGCACAGCTAACACTTTTAGGAACAGAAATGGACTATGTTGAAGACAAATTATCCAGTGAGTTTGTTTTCAATAACCCAAACATCAAAGGAACGTGTGGCTGTGGAGAAAGCTTTAATATTTGA